The Maridesulfovibrio sp. genomic sequence GCAATGCGATTATACCGCAAAGTTGGTTGACACTGGCTTGATAGCCAAGTATTCAACATACATTAAAGTACGGTTCTATGCTGTGCAGTTATATCAAATTATTTATTAGCCACTCTCTTTTCTTGGGATGCAGAGAGTATCGCATTGTTGCGATTGTATAGGCCACGAAGTCATACCCGCAGAAAATGTTGCTTAAAGCAACTCTGTACTTGCGACCAGTTCGCAGGAGGGTATAACTATGACAATTTTTTTTGTTTTTATTTGTAGCTGCATCCCAGCAGTCCACTTTTATTTTGCTCACTTTGATGAGTGCCTGTCTTCTGCAAATCGGCCTTGCGGTTGGTCTTGTAGTGTTTTCTTTTGCGCTTCTGGTTTTGTTCTGGTGGTGCTTCATGTCTATTAATCAGTCAAGACCTACTGGAGGGTACATTGAAGACCTGCGTGAGGCGTATGCAGGCGTATCGCTGTCACCGATTGTTGAAGGGTTGATCTACCCCGGCCTCAATGTGTTGATCGGTTCTCCGAAAGCAGGAAAGAGCAACTTCGGGTATCAAATTGCCGAAGCTGTGACCAATGGTACTCCTGTGTTCGCAGGCTCAGAAGGTTTTAGAGCTACCAATGGTAAAGCGTTTTACCTGTCCTTGGAGGAGCAGCCTGAGCTGATAGCAAGTCGTACCAACAAAATGAACATGAATGCTGCAAAGGACATGCTGTATGTTGAGACGAAATTCCCTACGATGGCAGGAGGCGGACTCGTAAAAATCGGAAATATGATGTCCACTGAGCCGGAACTTAGTCTCATCGTAGTAGATATTCTTGAACGCTTTAAAGGCGGCCAGGGGAGCAGTTACAAGGCTGATTATGCCAACCTGTCACAGCTTCATAAGCTCGCCAATGAGTATGGTGTAGGGGTTGTGCTTCTTCATCATACCACCAAGAAAATCCCTAAAAACTGGCAGACCGCCGCATATGGTACACAAGCTTTGACCGGGGTTGCAGACACAACCGTACTGATTGACCGCCCTGAGTTCACTTCTGACGGCAGGCTGTGCATAACTGGTCGGAAATGTTGTACAAGCGAGTGGGCCACGAAATTCGATAACACAACTTTGCGTTGGCAGATGGTTGGCGAAGTCAAAGAGACTAGTCTTACCGAAGAACGCCGTGATATTATGAAAGCCCTTCAGGATAAGTGTGGTGGCTTCATGTCACCGAAAGAGATTGCTTGCAATACCGGCCTCAACAACAAGAGTGTTTATAACATCCTGAAGAAGCTGGAGAAGATTGATCTTGTCGACAAGGTTAAGCATGGGCAGTACCGCCTTACTCCTCTTGGGCAGAAGGCTCTGGTAGATTAACAAACTCCGATGGAAATCGGAGTCTAGTCTACCAATATTGTTAGGTAAAATGGATTTTGATTTCCATCGGTACAGGAGATAGATGATGGAAAAAGTTACTGAAATATCGGGTTCTCAAATGAAAACTCTGGCGAAGCTGATGGAATCTCTGCATTTCATATCAGATATACAGATTGTTGATGGGAAGTTCGTGCAGGAGATTGATAAAGATACTTTCATCATTGCAGACCTCTCCAGCCTTGTTGGTAACACAACCTTGCATCTGATGAACGACAGGCAGCAGGTTAAGCTTTTGAAGGCGATGAATGCCGGAAGCGAAGATGTGGTGGTCTATGCTACAGAAGAGGATTACCATTTTATAGGCGGTTCTTTTGATATTCCGGTGTCGTGTTATGAACCTTTGGTAGATAGGGAAAGTCTACCTGATATTCTTGGAAGTGATATACTGTCCATGAGTTTTGACGCTGGATCGGCTGAGAGGAAAACATATAAAACTTTGCTTGAAGGCAAAGGTCCGCTTCGGTTTGATTTTGACAAAGCCGGTGTATGCAGTTCTATTATGAATAAGCATGGCGGACAGTTTTGGCCGCAATCACAGAAAATGATTCCCACCGAGCACAGAGCAGATGTCGCAGGTGACCCTATTCTGAAGCTGCATTCCTTTTGGCTGCACTACCTGAAAGGTGAAAGTCTTGACCTGAAAATTGAAATGGTAAGTCCGGGCAGCGATGACATTGATACTAGCCAGTTCGACTACTGGCGGGTGTCTAAAGAAGCTGGTGCTGTGTGTGAGTTTTGGCTTAATGCTGAAGTAGAATTTGCCAGTGGGGTGTCTTTTACCTTGGTGGAGAAGCTCCTGCCGCAGCTTTATTAACAAATCCTAACCAAGATCATTTAGTCAGGCCACTCCTTCTTACAGGGGTGGCCTTTTTCTTTCTAAAATGGATCGTCTAGGCTGAGCATCTTAATATAGTGTTTGACCATAACCTTGAGACCTTCAATGTCACCATTTCGCAACAGCTTCATACAGTGCTGCAACGCTGACAGGTTGTTTATGATTTCGTCCTTCTGGCTAATAGAAAAGTAGTCGGGGTGGTCTTGAAGTATCACACTGGTAACACGGTTGATATCCAACCCGCTTAAACCGTTACACAGATTATATTGCTTTTCGATGTGCTCAAGAAAACGATCCTGCTCCAAGTTACTGTACACACTCAGCGGTACAATGAAGGACAC encodes the following:
- a CDS encoding AAA family ATPase, giving the protein MSINQSRPTGGYIEDLREAYAGVSLSPIVEGLIYPGLNVLIGSPKAGKSNFGYQIAEAVTNGTPVFAGSEGFRATNGKAFYLSLEEQPELIASRTNKMNMNAAKDMLYVETKFPTMAGGGLVKIGNMMSTEPELSLIVVDILERFKGGQGSSYKADYANLSQLHKLANEYGVGVVLLHHTTKKIPKNWQTAAYGTQALTGVADTTVLIDRPEFTSDGRLCITGRKCCTSEWATKFDNTTLRWQMVGEVKETSLTEERRDIMKALQDKCGGFMSPKEIACNTGLNNKSVYNILKKLEKIDLVDKVKHGQYRLTPLGQKALVD